In Acidobacteriota bacterium, the genomic window CGCGGGCGGCACGGTGTTGACAGTGTTGGGTCCGATCAATTCGTCGACGTAGTAGGTGTCCCGATACGCGGGGTTCTTGGTGCCGGTGCTCGCCCACAAAGGCCGCTGCATCTGCGCGCCTGCGGCTCCAAGTTTTGCGAAGCGGCCGGCATTGAAGATTTCCTTGAATTGTTGGTACATCAACTTGATGTTGGCGATCGCCGCTTTGCCAAGCAGCGCGGCGAGCGTGGCCTTTTCATTGTCGTCCGTCGATCGGCGCATTCTGAATTCGAGCTGACTGTCGATATTTGTGTCGACCCGGCTGACAAACACGCTGGCGACCGAAGCCACGTGATCGAGCGGCTTGCCGGCCGCGTGTCTTTGCTCCAACCCGCTGATGAAGGCCTCGGCCACCTGATCGTAGGTCTCCTGGGAGAAGATCAACGTGACGTTTATGTTGATGCCCTCCGAGATCAACGTTCGAACCGCTGGGATGCCTGCCGGCGTCGCTGGGATCTTAATCATGACGTTAGGCCGGTTGACCGCCGCCCAGAGTTTTCGCGCTTGCGCGATGCTGTTCTCGGTGTCGTGCGCGAGCAGCGGAGAGACTTCGAGGCTCACATAACCGTCGATGCGCTTCGTGCGGTCGTAAACGGGCTTGAGAAGATCAGCAACCCGCTGGATGTCGTCGATGACAAGCGCCTCATAAATCTCATCGACGCTTTTTCCATCGGCAATCAACTGCCGCATAGCCTGGTCGTAGTCGGTGCTGCCGACAATTGCTTTTTCAAAGATCGCCGGGTTTGAAGTCACCCCGCGCAAATCATCTTCGCTTATCTTCTTCGCCAGATCGCCGTTATCGATCAGCGCGCGGCGGACATTGTCATACCAGATGCTTTGACCCGTTTTTTGAAGTTCTACCAATATGTTCTTGCTCATAGCACATCCTTTCTTTTGACGGACGACCGCCGACGGACGACCGTCTTCGGTCTTCGGTCTTCGGTCTTCGGTCTTCGGTCTATTTATGCGCTGCCGTCATGCTCTCGCGGGCTGCGGCGACCACCTTCTCCACGGTGAAGCCGAATTGCTTCAGCAACTCCTTCAATGGCGCCGACGCGCCGAACTCCCGCCGCGCGATGATGCGGCCGTCTATTCCGGTGTATCTTCGCCAGCCGAGGCTCGTTCCGGCTTCCACGGCAACTCTGGCTCGCACCGACGCCGGCAGAACCGACTCGCGGTACTCTACGGGCTGGCGCTCGAACAGTTCCCAACAAGGCATGCTGACGACGCGCGATTTTACTCCTTCGGCCTTCAATTGCTCGTGAGCCGCCACACACAACTGCAGCTCGGAGCCTGTGCCCATAAAGATCACTTCAGGCGAACCATCGGAATCGGCAAGCACGTATGCCCCTTGCTTGAGTCCCGAGGCGGCCCCGTACTTCGTGCGGTCCCACGTCGGCAGCGGCTGGCGGCTGAGTATCAACGCGATCGGGTGATGCGATGAACCCATCATGACCCGCCACGCTTCCGCCACTTCGTTGCCGTCAGCAGGCCGGATTACCAGGAGTTGCGGAATAGCGCGCAACGATACGACTTGTTCAATCGGCTGATGCGTGGGTCCGTCTTCGCCCACTCCAATCGAGTCGTGTGTGAAGATGTACAACACCGGGATTTCCATCAGCGATGAGAGGCGAATCGGGGCGCGCATGTAATCCGAGAAGATCAAGAAGCCCGACCCATACGCGCGCACCTTAGAAAGCACCATCCCGTTCAGTATCGCGCCCATCGCGTGCTCGCGTACCCCGAAGTGAAAATTACGGCCTCCATACGAGCCGGCTTCAAAGTCGCCACCCTCATTCATTCGGGTCTTAGTCGAGGGCGCCAGGTCTGCCGAGCCGCCAATCAACCAGGGGACACGCGGGGCGATGGCGTTTAACACTTTCTGGCTCGCGTCGCGGCCGGCCACTCCTTTCTCGTCGGGAGGGAATGTGGGGATGCCTTGATCCCATCCGCTGGGAAGCTCGCCGCGCTGCATGCAGTCCCACTCTTCGGCGAGCGCGGGATGAGCCGCTTTGTACGCAGCCAGGCGCCCGTTCCACTCGTCTTCGGCCTTGTGGCCCCGAGCGACTGAGCGATCCGTGTACTTGCTCACTTCATCAGGCACGAGGAACTTCGCGTCGGGGGGCCAGCCGTAACCCTCCTTGGTTAAGCGAATCTCTTCATCGCCCAAAGGCTCACCGTGCGCTGCCGACGTATCTTGCTTGTTGGGAGCACCCCATGCGATGTGGCTGTCGACGATGATGAGCGAGGGGCGCTCTGTCTCCTTCAAAGCGGTTTGAATTGCGCGGTCAAGCAAATCAGTATCGTTTGCGTCGCCCACTCGCAGCACATTCCAGTGATAAGAAGTGAATCGGGCGGCTACGTCGTCGCTAAACGCGAGCGCGGTATTGCCCTCGATGGTGATGTGGTTGTTGTCGTAGATCCAGGTCAGATTGCTCAGCCGGAGATGTCCGGCAAGCGACGCCGCCTCCTGCGATACTCCTTCCATCATGCAGCCATCCCCTGCTACCGCGTAAACGCGATGATTGACTATCTCGTGGCCGGGCCGATTGAAGTGCGCAGCGAGCCATCGCTCGGCTATCGCCATCCCGACGGAGTTCGCCACACCCTGACCGAGCGGTCCGGTGGTCGTCTCCACTCCAGCCGTCAGACCGTATTCGGGATGGCCCGGCGTTTTCGAGCCCCACTGGCGAAATCGCTTCAGCTCCTCGAGCGGCAGATCGTAACCCGACAGGTGAAGCATCGAGTACAACAACATCGACGCGTGGCCTGCCGACAGCACGAAGCGATCACGGTTGGGCCATTGTGGGTTGCGCGGGTTGTGCCGCAGATAGCGGTCCCACAAAACGTAGGCGACGGGGGCGAGAGCCATCGGCGTTCCGGGGTGGCCCGAATTCGCTTGCTGCACCCCATCCATCGCAAGCGTCCGGATCGTATCTATGCACAACTGGTCAAGCTTGGCATCATGGGTTTCGCCTTGGGTTGCGCCTTCATCGGTCATCAATGCTTGGCTCATCTGCTCACGCTCCTTTTCACTGAAGTCGCTTCGGTCGGTTGAAACACAAAAATCAACCTCTCCCTCCGCGGGTTAAAGTTGGCCCCGACTGATAAGCGACCAACAGCGCGCCGCTTCAAACCAGAAATACCCAAGCAATACCCCAGAAATACAAATGATCGGGCTCGACTATTCCTATCAGCCACCGTCCCGGGCTAGCTCGCCCTCGGCTTGCAACCAATCGTCAAGCGGATCGCCCTCGACACCGCCTCGCTCGATGTAGATATGATAGGCGCGTATCGCGATCTCTTCCTCGGTCGACTGTGTGCCTGGCGTCTCGCCCGGCTCATCAGCCTCTACTGACGAGGTGCCTGGTTGGGTTTTGCCTTTTGCTGTCTTTGCCATCTCGTCTCCTTCAAGAAAGTCCTGCCTGCTCGCGAGGGCCTCGGCGTCTCGCAGAGACGGACTCTCATGCTAACCAGCGATTACAAGAAGAACTGAGCCAGAGGATGTACGGTGAAGAGTCCTGTCAATGATGCCGATTGCTGATGGAGACGTAACCATGACATGGCCTCGATACCCTGAATACCCCTTGGTTGTTGGTTGAAGAGGTTATAACTTTTGATCGCCATAGGTCAAACGAAAGCGGGTTCGCGCGGGTCATAATTTAGGGCGATGTTTGAACTCAAGATTGCGACATCGACAACAAACGGGCATTGACCCTTCGCCGTTTCAACGGTGTCGCGACACACGATGAAGTCTCACTGAAGTATCACTTACATAAGGCGAGCACGCCCTCAATTGTCGCAAGGCGCACGGCAAAGTCGTCCCCGAATGCGATCAGATCCGCGCGCTTGCCTTCCTCGATCGATCCGTGCACGGAATCGATGCCGGCTACGCGCGCGGGAACGAGCGAGGCCATGCGAACCGCCTCCTGAATCGGTGCTCCAACGTCGATGATGTTCTTGAGCGCTTCGCGCATTGTTATCACCGAGCCCGCGATCGTGCTTTCACCGGGCTGGCGAGCGAGACCCGTCCGTCCGTCCCTCACCGTGACCTTTTCGCCCCAGACCGAGAACTCCCCGTCGCCCAGACCCGCCGGCATTATGGCATCGCTGATCAGCGCCATTCGATCGGCGCCCTTCGATTGATACATCAATCGAAGCACCAACGGATGCACGTGATGAAAGTCGGCTATGCAATCCAGCGTGACATCCTCGCGCAACAGGCCCCACGCGACCACGCCCGGCGTGCGATGGTGCAACGGATCGAGCGCGTTCGGAAAGTGCGTGATATGACGTGAACCCGCGTCCGCGGCCAGATCGAGCGTTTCGAGATCCGCTTGCGAGTGACCGATGAAGGCGCGAACGCTCGCGCGTGAAAGCTCACGCGTGAGATCGAGCCCGCCGCGTGTCTCCGGCGCAAGAGTCATCAAGCGCGGCACGCCCGAGGGGCGACCGTCACGAGGACCGCCAGTGAACAGCTCTATTGATCGAGCGTCGCCATCGTAGGTTCTGAAGTGCTGGCGGCGCAAAGCTCCGCAACGGGTCTCGCTCACGAACGGTCCTTCGAAATGAATGCCGAGAATGCGAGCGCCGTGCTGGGGATTGCTGCTCCGGTACGCTTTGTCTTGTCGCTCGACGTATGAGTTGATCGCTGCCAGCGCTTCACGGTAGCCGCGTTCGTCGGTGGGCACGAGCGTCGCGAAATAGCCGGTCACTCCTTCGGCGAGCAGGTACTTTGAAAGCTTATCGAGACCGCCCGCGTCTGTTGCTTGAACGTCGACGCCGACCGAGCCGTGTATATGAATATCGATCAGCCCGGGCGCGAGGTAGGCACCCTGGAGGTCAATCGACTCTTGCGCGCTCAAACCGGAGGGCGTTTTGTCGTGGGTGAATACCTGGGCGATGCGACCTTCGCGAACCAGCACCCCGCCGCGCTGGACGCCGCCTTCGAGTATTACTCTGGCATTCTCGAGAAGTAACTGGGCCATAGATCACAAGTCAGGATCACGAGTGACTAACTCAAACCATCAAGCGCGCCGCGGACCGGATGATATCGATCGTCGAAAGACGGTCTACGTCTCTAGTTTTGGGATTGGCCTCTTCAGTGGCTGGCTTCATTGTCGGCTTTGAGCGCGCTCAACTGATCACGTAACATTAAAGGCGAGATGAAACTGAGCGAAGCGGTCAATACGTTTGTTGTTCGTCTGCGAGAACTCATCGTCCTGCTCTATCGGGTGCCGCCAGGTAGCTGAGGGATGAGCGCTGAGCATTTGCGCCATGAGCGCGAATCACGCATCTCTACAGCAACTGATTGATATCCTTTTCAAGTGCCGAGAGCGGCTGCAGGCCAACGTAGGCCTTCACGACCTTGCCGGTCCGATCCAGCACATAAGTAGTCGGGATACCCTGACTGATGTCGTATCCCCTGAATGCGGCCTGAGTCCTGACCATCAGTATCGTGTAGTTGATTCCGTAGGCTTTCATGAACGGAGCGACCGCGGGCGCGCCGGCGGGGTTTCCGCGCGGAGACAGCGGGTCAATAGAGACGCCGACGATTTCCAGCCCTTGATCCCGGTACTTGTTCTGAAGTGTGATGAGGTCCGGTATGCCCCTTATGCACGGAGGGCACCACGTCGCCCAAAAGTCGAGGATGACTACCTTGCCGCGAAATGCTTCTAGGCTCTGGTTAACGTCTTCGGTCAACCCGGGTATTGGCGACACGGCGATGCTTCCTCCGCCGCGTCCAGACATCATGGCGCCGCCGACCACGACTACTGCAACGATCAACACCAGCCCAATTATCAGCGGTGTTCGCTGTCCCCGCTTAGCATTGCCTTTCGTTCGTGACATAGTTCCTCAAACTCCACAGACTAGAGTCTTGCCGCGTTCCGGGTAGCTTACCACGAAACGCCGCCCGGTTGCAGTCTCTCTCATAGGCGTTTACGCTCGCGGACGCGAGAGCTGCTCGCGAAGCGCCGCAGCCTCATCTCTTTGACTCTGAGCGGTCGCGACCCGGAACGGCGGCGCTCCAGGATTATCCGGCAAACGCCGAGCGCAAGCAGTCGATGCATGAATCGCGCTTCCCACTTCATTACCGGGTTGATCACTACTCGCGCGGTGGTCTGAGTGCGCCGCCGCATGTTGAAATGAAACACCAGGAGCGTGGAACAATAAAACTGCTTGTGCACGACAAAAGAGGCTTCGGCTCGCAAGCGGCTGTCCCACGAACGCATCAAGCAGAAGTTATCGCCTTCGGCCATTTCTATGCGGAGTTCTTCTTTGTTCGGATTCGCT contains:
- a CDS encoding TlpA disulfide reductase family protein, which encodes MSRTKGNAKRGQRTPLIIGLVLIVAVVVVGGAMMSGRGGGSIAVSPIPGLTEDVNQSLEAFRGKVVILDFWATWCPPCIRGIPDLITLQNKYRDQGLEIVGVSIDPLSPRGNPAGAPAVAPFMKAYGINYTILMVRTQAAFRGYDISQGIPTTYVLDRTGKVVKAYVGLQPLSALEKDINQLL
- the nagA gene encoding N-acetylglucosamine-6-phosphate deacetylase, with the translated sequence MAQLLLENARVILEGGVQRGGVLVREGRIAQVFTHDKTPSGLSAQESIDLQGAYLAPGLIDIHIHGSVGVDVQATDAGGLDKLSKYLLAEGVTGYFATLVPTDERGYREALAAINSYVERQDKAYRSSNPQHGARILGIHFEGPFVSETRCGALRRQHFRTYDGDARSIELFTGGPRDGRPSGVPRLMTLAPETRGGLDLTRELSRASVRAFIGHSQADLETLDLAADAGSRHITHFPNALDPLHHRTPGVVAWGLLREDVTLDCIADFHHVHPLVLRLMYQSKGADRMALISDAIMPAGLGDGEFSVWGEKVTVRDGRTGLARQPGESTIAGSVITMREALKNIIDVGAPIQEAVRMASLVPARVAGIDSVHGSIEEGKRADLIAFGDDFAVRLATIEGVLALCK
- the tkt gene encoding transketolase; the encoded protein is MTDEGATQGETHDAKLDQLCIDTIRTLAMDGVQQANSGHPGTPMALAPVAYVLWDRYLRHNPRNPQWPNRDRFVLSAGHASMLLYSMLHLSGYDLPLEELKRFRQWGSKTPGHPEYGLTAGVETTTGPLGQGVANSVGMAIAERWLAAHFNRPGHEIVNHRVYAVAGDGCMMEGVSQEAASLAGHLRLSNLTWIYDNNHITIEGNTALAFSDDVAARFTSYHWNVLRVGDANDTDLLDRAIQTALKETERPSLIIVDSHIAWGAPNKQDTSAAHGEPLGDEEIRLTKEGYGWPPDAKFLVPDEVSKYTDRSVARGHKAEDEWNGRLAAYKAAHPALAEEWDCMQRGELPSGWDQGIPTFPPDEKGVAGRDASQKVLNAIAPRVPWLIGGSADLAPSTKTRMNEGGDFEAGSYGGRNFHFGVREHAMGAILNGMVLSKVRAYGSGFLIFSDYMRAPIRLSSLMEIPVLYIFTHDSIGVGEDGPTHQPIEQVVSLRAIPQLLVIRPADGNEVAEAWRVMMGSSHHPIALILSRQPLPTWDRTKYGAASGLKQGAYVLADSDGSPEVIFMGTGSELQLCVAAHEQLKAEGVKSRVVSMPCWELFERQPVEYRESVLPASVRARVAVEAGTSLGWRRYTGIDGRIIARREFGASAPLKELLKQFGFTVEKVVAAARESMTAAHK
- a CDS encoding DUF2934 domain-containing protein; this encodes MAKTAKGKTQPGTSSVEADEPGETPGTQSTEEEIAIRAYHIYIERGGVEGDPLDDWLQAEGELARDGG